TGCTGTCCTTATCCGTAAGCCGCTGCGCGGCAACGGCTAAGGCAACGTCATGTGGGAAAGTAGGCCGTCGCCAGAAGAATTTTGCCGGCAGAACAGAACCTCTAACCCGACAGGAACCACTCGCTTACAAGTGGAATACGCAATGGGGTAAGGTCAAAGCACTATCAGCATGTGCGAGACTCTCAGAAAAAGACAGCGTAGAAGCCCTTCCGTCCCCACCGAAAGCTGTACAAAATGGCTTGTACAAAAATTAAGGGGCCACGGTGTAAACCGTAACCCCTTGATTTATCTGGTGGGCAGTGAGGGGCTCGAACCCCCGGCCCCCGCCTTGTAAGGGCGGTGCTCCACCAACTGAGCTAACTGCCCGAAACCGGTGCAGCGTTACTGCGCGCAGAGCTGCGCGGCGGGCAGAATTGTGAAGTTGTTGTTCTGCAGCACGGCAACAGCCTGCTCCACATTGTCAAAGCGGAAGATCATCACGGCGCTTTCGGCCTCGCGGTGGACGAAGGCGTACATGTACTCCACGTTGATGCCGTGGCGGGAGACCAGCTGCAGGACGGAATCCAGGCCGCCCGGGGCATCAGGCACTTCCACGGCCACCACGCTGGTGCGGCCCAGGGTAAAGCCCTTGGCCTTAAGCACGGCCTGGGCTTTCTCGTGATCGCAGACAATCATGCGCAGAATGCCGAAGTCCGAGGTGTCGGCCAGGGAAAGCGCGCGGATGTTGACCCCCGCTTCCGCCAGTGCGTGCGTAACTTCGGCAAGGCGTCCCGCCCTGTTCTCCAAAAATACGGAAAGCTGTTCGGTCATCATGGGGCGATCCTTTGCAACGCTGTGCTGATCAGGCTTTGTGGCTGGTGTCGTCGTTTTTATCCGACGGTTTTTTGTCCTTAGGGGTAATGTCGATCTCGTCCGGTTCCGACGAGGCGCGGCGGAAGTTGCGGATGGCCCGGCCCAGGCCGCCGCCGATTTCCGGCAGCTTGTTGGCGCCGAAGATCAGAAGCACGACCACCAGGATGAGCAACAATTCTTGCATGCCAATGCCGAACATGCGGCAAGCCTCCGTTGGATGTTGGGCTGCGGGCAGCCTGACGGACTGCAACAATAAGCCGGGCGGGGCCCAAGGTCAACCGTGCCCCGCTTCCGGCGCAGGGCGGCGCTGCGGGCCGCCCGTTTATTTGCCCATGGCGTTGAGAAAGTCTTTGTTGGACTTGGTGCCGCGCATTTTGTCCAGCAGAAATTCCATGCTGTCGATGGGCGACATGGGGGCCAGAATTTTGCGCAGAATCCAGACCCGGTTGAGCACGTCGTCGGGCAGAAGCAGGTCTTCCTTGCGGGTGCCCGTGCGGTTGATGTCGATGGCCGGGAAGACGCGCTTTTCTGAAAGGTGGCGGTCCAGGTAAATTTCCATATTGCCCGTGCCCTTGAATTCCTCAAAAATCACTTCGTCCATGCGCGAGCCCGTATCGATGAGGGCCGTGGCGATGATGGTCAGGCTGCCGCCTTCTTCAATATTGCGGGCCGCGCCGAAGAAGCGTTTGGGCCGCTGCAGGGCGTTGGCGTCCAGGCCGCCGGAGAGCACGCGGCCGGAAGAGGGCGTCACGGCGTTGTAGGCGCGGCCCAGGCGGGTGATGGAATCCAGCAGAATGACCACGTCGCGCTTGCGCTCCACCAGGCGCTTGGCCTTTTCGAGAACCATTTCACAGACCTGCACATGGCGCTGGGGGGGCTCGTCAAAGGTGGAGCTGATGACCTCGGCCTTCTGCACGGTGCGCTCCATATCCGTCACTTCTTCGGGGCGTTCGTCAATGAGCAGCACGATGAGGTAGACTTCGGGGCTGTTGGCGTTGATGGCGTTGGCCAGGGACTGGAGCAGGATGGTTTTGCCCGTGCGCGGCGGGGCCACGATGAGCCCGCGCTGCCCGCGCCCGATGGGGGCCATGAGGTCGATGACGCGGTTGGAGAGGTTTTTCTCACCATTTTCCATGACGAGCTGGTGGTCGGGATAGATGGGGGTGAGGTTATCGAACAGAACGAGATTTTTGGCGTGTTCCGGGGGTTCAAAGCCGATTTCCGTGACCTTGAGCAGGGCGAAGTAGCGTTCGCCCTCCTTGGGCGGGCGGATCTGGCCCGAAACGATGTCGCCCTTGCGCAGGGAAAACCGGCGGATCTGCGAGGGCGACACATAGATGTCGTCCGGGCCGGGCATATAGCTGCACAGCGGCGAGCGCAGAAAGCCGAAGCCGTCGGGCAGTATTTCCAGCACGCCGTCGCCGTAAATGGCGCCGTTCTGCGATGCACAGGTGGAAAGCAGTGCGAAGATGAGCTCTTGTTTACGCATGGAGCTGGCGTTTTCAATTTCATACTGCTCGGCCAGGTCCATAAGCTCCTGCATGCTGCGGGTTTTGAGATCCGTTAAACTGAGGGCGCTGTCAGACAACAGTGTGGGAGAGGCTTTCTTTTTGCGCATAACAATCCGATCGTTTAGGACATGTATGCCACATGCAGTGCAAAAGCACTGCAGTGCGTAAGCGGAGAAGATAGGGGACTAAAAAGAGGTGCGAAGATGCGATTAGCCCATCTTTAGCCGTATGGCAAGAAAAATATTCGCGCGATTCTGAAAAAAATTCCGTCCGCGCGGACAGATCAG
This is a stretch of genomic DNA from Desulfovibrio legallii. It encodes these proteins:
- the rho gene encoding transcription termination factor Rho encodes the protein MRKKKASPTLLSDSALSLTDLKTRSMQELMDLAEQYEIENASSMRKQELIFALLSTCASQNGAIYGDGVLEILPDGFGFLRSPLCSYMPGPDDIYVSPSQIRRFSLRKGDIVSGQIRPPKEGERYFALLKVTEIGFEPPEHAKNLVLFDNLTPIYPDHQLVMENGEKNLSNRVIDLMAPIGRGQRGLIVAPPRTGKTILLQSLANAINANSPEVYLIVLLIDERPEEVTDMERTVQKAEVISSTFDEPPQRHVQVCEMVLEKAKRLVERKRDVVILLDSITRLGRAYNAVTPSSGRVLSGGLDANALQRPKRFFGAARNIEEGGSLTIIATALIDTGSRMDEVIFEEFKGTGNMEIYLDRHLSEKRVFPAIDINRTGTRKEDLLLPDDVLNRVWILRKILAPMSPIDSMEFLLDKMRGTKSNKDFLNAMGK
- a CDS encoding ACT domain-containing protein, whose product is MMTEQLSVFLENRAGRLAEVTHALAEAGVNIRALSLADTSDFGILRMIVCDHEKAQAVLKAKGFTLGRTSVVAVEVPDAPGGLDSVLQLVSRHGINVEYMYAFVHREAESAVMIFRFDNVEQAVAVLQNNNFTILPAAQLCAQ
- a CDS encoding twin-arginine translocase TatA/TatE family subunit codes for the protein MFGIGMQELLLILVVVLLIFGANKLPEIGGGLGRAIRNFRRASSEPDEIDITPKDKKPSDKNDDTSHKA